A single genomic interval of Lacrimispora sphenoides JCM 1415 harbors:
- the fliG gene encoding flagellar motor switch protein FliG: protein MVDLTPEQKAATVVVSLGVDKASKVYKYLSEDEIEKLTLEVAKLGHVEAEQTEAILDEFYKTCLTQKVVTDGGLEYARTVLEKAFGESTANSLLQKVTQSLKSRSFGFIRKSDVKNLLSVLQHERAQIIALVLSYTNEEMAAQIISELAPEKRMQVVESIARMESASPEGIKIVEEEIKKRFSGILTTDYTSVGGVDYIANVMNHIDRSNEKLIFDELGRKDAELADTIRKKMFVFEDIITMDNRSIQRFIRECDMRDMVYALKNANEQITTVIFSNMSTRMKESIQSDMEVTVNVRLKDVEEAQQRIVGIIRRLEEEGELIINKGGKDDVIV, encoded by the coding sequence ATGGTTGATCTAACCCCCGAACAAAAAGCGGCGACAGTGGTTGTTTCACTGGGAGTGGATAAGGCTTCTAAAGTATACAAGTACTTAAGTGAGGACGAGATTGAGAAATTAACTCTTGAAGTGGCAAAACTTGGTCATGTGGAAGCAGAGCAGACGGAAGCCATTTTAGATGAGTTCTACAAGACCTGTCTGACTCAAAAGGTAGTGACTGACGGTGGCCTGGAGTATGCAAGAACTGTTCTGGAAAAAGCATTTGGTGAAAGTACTGCCAACAGCCTGCTTCAAAAGGTTACACAGTCTCTGAAATCCAGATCATTTGGATTTATTCGGAAGAGCGATGTAAAAAACTTGCTTTCTGTCCTGCAGCATGAAAGAGCCCAGATCATTGCACTGGTACTTTCTTATACAAATGAGGAGATGGCAGCCCAGATTATTTCAGAGCTTGCCCCTGAAAAACGGATGCAGGTCGTTGAGTCTATTGCCAGAATGGAGAGTGCGTCTCCTGAAGGAATTAAAATTGTGGAAGAGGAGATCAAGAAACGGTTCTCCGGCATCCTTACTACCGACTACACCAGTGTGGGCGGTGTTGATTACATAGCAAACGTTATGAACCACATTGACCGGAGCAACGAAAAGCTCATCTTCGACGAATTGGGAAGAAAGGATGCAGAACTGGCGGATACCATCCGCAAGAAGATGTTCGTATTCGAGGATATCATTACCATGGACAACCGCTCTATCCAGCGTTTCATCAGAGAGTGCGATATGCGTGACATGGTTTATGCCCTTAAGAATGCAAACGAGCAGATTACAACTGTTATTTTCTCCAATATGTCAACTCGTATGAAGGAAAGCATCCAGTCCGATATGGAAGTTACAGTTAATGTACGCTTAAAAGATGTGGAAGAGGCTCAGCAGCGGATTGTCGGTATCATTAGGCGTCTGGAAGAGGAAGGCGAGCTGATCATCAATAAGGGCGGAAAGGATGATGTCATTGTCTAA
- the fliJ gene encoding flagellar export protein FliJ — MKKFNFPLNTVLNYKDQVLDNLKNEHAQIVDKVVRQEQKVEELSDRRNDACTRFKAEIGKGIAVNMMREYETYITFMQKKILTEQGVLQKLQRKEEQKREEVVEARKEVVSIEKLKEKKLLQYNKEVLRSEELFIEEFVSNTTSVHGSR; from the coding sequence ATGAAGAAGTTTAATTTTCCGCTTAATACAGTATTGAATTATAAGGACCAGGTCCTGGATAATTTAAAGAACGAACACGCTCAGATTGTGGATAAGGTGGTAAGGCAGGAACAGAAGGTTGAGGAATTGTCGGACCGAAGAAATGATGCCTGTACCCGATTTAAGGCAGAGATAGGTAAGGGTATCGCCGTTAATATGATGAGGGAATATGAAACCTACATTACCTTCATGCAGAAGAAAATTCTTACCGAACAAGGAGTTCTTCAGAAACTGCAAAGAAAAGAGGAACAAAAGCGGGAGGAAGTGGTGGAGGCCAGAAAAGAGGTGGTTTCCATTGAAAAGCTGAAGGAAAAGAAGCTTTTGCAGTATAACAAAGAGGTTTTGCGAAGCGAAGAACTGTTCATTGAGGAGTTCGTTTCCAACACAACCTCAGTACATGGAAGCAGGTAA
- a CDS encoding radical SAM protein — protein MHADIAMDYVRIANGICLPNSYTLIHKVRKEFIMFILEKFSLVILTRCNLKCKLCCEYVPQNKPFPDMTVEEAQKILDAAFDVADRIKTLHLTGGGEPFLHPRLSELIEVAMGYEECFDKLMLFTNTTVPVSQNILNTIKRYKEKIVVQLSLYGINPEREIKTVKALMDEGITCKIEKYYGDDQSFGGWVDFGGWEAKNRMPEELNRVFHSCSVTSILRGNWRTHNGKVHWCSRSQRGMELGLIPDVPDDYVDLLSDNLSRQEKRDKFQKIANARYLSACNYCSGDAGTDDKAKRYPAAEQLL, from the coding sequence ATGCATGCAGATATTGCAATGGACTATGTTCGGATAGCAAACGGTATTTGCCTGCCGAACAGTTACACATTGATTCATAAAGTAAGAAAGGAATTTATTATGTTCATTTTGGAAAAGTTTTCCCTTGTTATTCTTACACGATGCAATTTGAAATGCAAATTATGTTGTGAATATGTACCGCAAAACAAACCGTTTCCTGATATGACTGTTGAGGAAGCACAGAAAATATTAGATGCAGCATTTGATGTAGCAGATAGGATTAAAACACTGCATTTAACGGGAGGTGGGGAGCCTTTTTTGCACCCCAGGCTTTCCGAACTTATTGAAGTTGCAATGGGCTATGAAGAATGTTTTGATAAATTGATGCTTTTTACCAATACAACAGTGCCTGTTTCTCAAAATATATTAAATACTATTAAACGCTATAAAGAAAAAATTGTGGTACAGTTGTCGCTTTATGGAATTAATCCGGAAAGGGAGATAAAGACTGTTAAAGCCCTTATGGATGAGGGAATAACCTGTAAGATTGAAAAGTATTATGGAGATGATCAATCATTTGGTGGCTGGGTAGATTTTGGTGGCTGGGAAGCAAAAAACAGAATGCCAGAAGAACTAAACCGAGTATTTCATAGTTGCTCGGTCACCTCTATTCTTCGCGGAAACTGGCGCACTCATAACGGTAAAGTCCATTGGTGTTCGCGCTCTCAGAGGGGGATGGAACTGGGGCTGATACCTGATGTTCCAGATGATTATGTTGATTTATTAAGTGATAACTTAAGCCGCCAGGAAAAACGTGATAAGTTCCAGAAGATTGCAAATGCAAGATATCTGTCTGCCTGCAATTATTGCAGTGGGGATGCAGGGACTGATGATAAAGCAAAACGTTACCCGGCAGCAGAACAATTATTGTAA
- the fliF gene encoding flagellar basal-body MS-ring/collar protein FliF — MEKIKELLEKLNDKVKKAIIIGAVGVAVVVGAIVIALSMREKPYEVMFPSVSSEEAKQIIGKLQEDGIDYQYQNGDILVPTPQLDTTRAKLVSEGYPKSGFTYDVFRNNVNLMTTDSDRRRFELYDLETRIGSTIKVFDGVQEAYVTIALGEPSKYALSDDKTQEPSAQAVVVMKDGGSPTEEQAKSIQLLISRSIPGMVIDNVSVFDGNGREVTTGSDDEDINTGKAGEEITRLIEDQISAKVLNVLGPVYGNGNVRVSVKGTVNMDKLIRESIVYNTPEKIDEKDKTGLTSEESIFKEYSGSGQNASGVAGSEANADIPQYNAGGTAEENAYGSSSLTRKYLLNQIKEQGQVNPGALENLTVSVVVNGTGFGSMTIDDIRDLAGNAAGIPQADRAEKITAVAAPFYTVEVPKAPETPVEASTGGILVNQWILIAALAGVLLIALIIILAIRHRRKKDALMEAMEISQEDVPELPDMVELPEEEEEEQEILEPEEDRGAELRQCVRDFAEQNPEISAQLLKTWLNGGGNNG; from the coding sequence ATGGAGAAGATAAAGGAACTTTTAGAAAAGCTTAATGATAAAGTAAAAAAAGCCATAATCATCGGCGCAGTTGGCGTGGCGGTTGTGGTGGGAGCGATAGTGATCGCGCTGTCCATGCGGGAGAAGCCATACGAGGTAATGTTCCCAAGTGTCAGCAGCGAAGAAGCCAAACAGATCATTGGAAAATTACAGGAAGACGGAATCGATTATCAGTATCAAAACGGTGACATTCTGGTACCTACGCCCCAGTTGGATACTACCAGGGCAAAGCTTGTTTCGGAAGGGTATCCGAAAAGCGGTTTTACATATGATGTGTTCAGAAATAATGTAAACTTGATGACTACAGATTCAGACCGGCGCAGGTTTGAACTTTATGATCTGGAAACCAGAATCGGTTCCACAATTAAGGTCTTTGATGGCGTGCAGGAGGCATATGTAACCATTGCTTTGGGAGAACCCTCCAAATATGCACTGTCTGATGATAAGACACAGGAGCCCAGCGCCCAGGCTGTTGTGGTTATGAAAGATGGAGGATCTCCGACAGAGGAGCAGGCAAAGTCCATCCAGCTTCTTATATCCAGAAGTATCCCTGGAATGGTCATTGACAATGTCTCTGTATTTGACGGAAACGGACGGGAAGTTACCACTGGTTCCGATGATGAGGACATCAACACCGGCAAGGCCGGAGAAGAGATCACAAGGCTGATCGAAGACCAGATTTCAGCAAAGGTATTAAATGTCCTTGGTCCTGTATACGGAAACGGCAATGTCCGGGTATCCGTAAAGGGCACGGTTAATATGGATAAGCTGATTCGGGAGAGCATTGTTTACAATACGCCTGAAAAGATAGATGAAAAGGATAAGACAGGTCTTACTTCTGAGGAATCCATATTCAAGGAGTATTCAGGAAGTGGGCAGAATGCTTCCGGTGTGGCCGGTTCAGAGGCCAATGCGGACATCCCACAGTATAATGCGGGAGGAACGGCTGAAGAGAATGCATATGGTTCCAGCAGCCTGACCAGAAAATATCTTTTAAACCAGATAAAAGAACAGGGTCAAGTCAATCCGGGAGCTTTGGAAAACCTGACTGTATCCGTAGTGGTAAATGGGACAGGATTCGGAAGTATGACGATTGACGACATACGGGATCTGGCTGGAAATGCGGCTGGAATCCCTCAGGCAGATCGTGCGGAAAAAATAACCGCCGTGGCGGCGCCCTTCTATACTGTAGAGGTGCCTAAGGCACCTGAAACTCCTGTGGAAGCAAGCACCGGCGGCATTTTGGTTAATCAGTGGATTCTGATTGCAGCTCTGGCGGGAGTACTTCTTATCGCTCTGATTATCATTTTGGCGATAAGACATAGACGGAAGAAAGACGCTCTTATGGAGGCCATGGAGATAAGCCAGGAAGATGTTCCGGAGCTGCCGGATATGGTGGAACTGCCGGAGGAGGAAGAAGAAGAACAGGAGATTCTGGAGCCTGAAGAAGACAGGGGAGCAGAACTGCGCCAGTGCGTCCGCGATTTTGCTGAGCAGAACCCTGAGATATCAGCTCAGCTGCTGAAAACATGGTTGAATGGAGGCGGTAACAATGGTTGA
- a CDS encoding flagellar hook assembly protein FlgD, producing MSTVNGVNLYGSLEDFKARAKSTSNSEMTTEGFFRLLAAQLQNQDMSNPMDNSEMMTQMTQIAMMQAMNNFSTAMGDFAQVNTINYGTSMMGKEVMVGVQEKNGSIKKITGTVTRVDIFGGVPTLYIDDDNKTGYPVSSIMSIYEKGHKPPEETDETEKEDGVKDPDTDNNTDGAKEPDAGNNVDGAEDPDKDNKTDASTD from the coding sequence ATGTCGACTGTAAATGGAGTAAATTTGTATGGTTCCCTGGAAGATTTTAAGGCTAGGGCAAAATCCACCAGTAACAGTGAAATGACAACGGAGGGATTTTTCAGGCTTTTGGCAGCACAGCTTCAAAATCAGGACATGTCAAACCCAATGGATAACTCGGAGATGATGACTCAGATGACTCAGATCGCCATGATGCAGGCTATGAATAACTTCTCCACTGCAATGGGAGATTTTGCCCAGGTCAATACAATCAATTATGGAACATCCATGATGGGAAAAGAAGTTATGGTTGGAGTCCAGGAGAAGAACGGATCAATTAAAAAAATCACGGGAACTGTGACGAGAGTCGATATTTTTGGCGGAGTTCCGACTCTTTACATCGATGACGATAATAAGACAGGCTATCCGGTTTCCAGTATTATGTCTATTTATGAAAAAGGGCATAAACCTCCGGAAGAAACAGATGAGACAGAAAAGGAAGATGGAGTTAAGGATCCAGACACAGATAATAATACTGATGGAGCCAAGGAGCCTGATGCGGGTAATAATGTCGATGGAGCCGAGGATCCGGATAAAGATAATAAAACCGATGCCAGTACTGATTAG
- the flgB gene encoding flagellar basal body rod protein FlgB: MNGIFGNNISMAEKTLDYLWSKQSVTLDNIANGETPGYKARYVTFEDEFRKRLMASREGTSKDIGRIIGNSRHFIHETKDESARMDGNNVNMDVENVELARTTLQYQYQLNALNSEVSRLRTVIKG, translated from the coding sequence ATGAATGGGATATTTGGAAATAACATTTCCATGGCGGAAAAGACTTTGGATTACCTGTGGTCCAAACAGTCGGTAACGCTGGATAATATCGCCAATGGCGAGACCCCAGGTTATAAGGCCCGTTATGTTACTTTTGAGGATGAATTCCGTAAACGCTTAATGGCCAGCAGAGAGGGCACATCAAAGGATATAGGCAGAATCATAGGCAATTCCAGACACTTTATCCATGAAACTAAAGATGAATCAGCAAGAATGGACGGGAACAATGTCAACATGGATGTAGAGAATGTGGAACTGGCTAGGACAACTCTTCAGTATCAGTATCAGCTGAATGCGTTGAATAGTGAAGTAAGCAGGCTTCGCACGGTTATTAAAGGCTAA
- a CDS encoding flagellar hook-basal body complex protein FliE, with protein sequence MEQMFIRPIVPMESIGNIGSEKKVTAGQDGSSVFRDIFKEAIQNVKTTDEDLTVQEYLLSTGQIDDAHTVPAAAAKAQLSVELLSSLRNKALESYNEIIRIGV encoded by the coding sequence ATGGAACAGATGTTTATAAGGCCTATCGTCCCCATGGAGTCCATTGGGAATATAGGAAGCGAAAAGAAAGTGACAGCCGGACAGGATGGAAGTTCGGTGTTTCGGGATATATTTAAAGAAGCCATACAGAACGTAAAAACCACGGATGAAGATTTGACGGTACAAGAATACTTGCTGTCAACAGGCCAGATTGACGATGCACATACCGTGCCTGCGGCGGCGGCAAAAGCCCAGTTATCTGTAGAACTCTTATCATCTCTTAGGAACAAGGCACTGGAATCCTACAATGAGATTATAAGAATTGGCGTTTAA
- a CDS encoding glycosyltransferase family 2 protein — protein MEQVIIYIQAFNAETTIERALNSILNQTHEKWICYCVDNGSIDKTGSIIEKYAQIDGRIRLERLERNNIWYFFDALPSILDNYNGGYFTVLDSDDEYMPTFLEKMLFEIDMNDLEIASCGSEFIKASTNTVMSARKTNNTLILEGESFGGYFASYHQFMRTIWAKLYHIPLIKQCNFDLSRQVCYGGDTIFAIETFRHAKRAGIFPEILHRYYVSPKSSSYQFMPLRIDSDRLLFEFTCDFLLNKAGYLTSRNESFLLIVYMNAIKDTVAVLLNSQASIETKISGVIDIFTHKYTEKIITKNDWDLTLFSRASVLGQRQDFFTDVINWMFALDEVPDALVQGYCDVGERLCDAIGEPEGALSFRGIREVYEMRQN, from the coding sequence ATGGAGCAGGTCATTATTTATATACAAGCTTTTAATGCAGAAACTACAATTGAACGCGCATTAAACAGTATACTTAACCAAACGCATGAAAAGTGGATATGTTATTGTGTGGATAATGGTTCTATAGATAAAACAGGTAGTATTATTGAAAAATATGCTCAAATAGATGGCCGAATCAGGCTTGAGAGATTGGAAAGGAATAATATATGGTATTTCTTTGATGCTCTCCCTTCAATACTTGATAATTATAATGGAGGATATTTTACAGTTCTTGATTCTGATGACGAGTATATGCCCACGTTTCTGGAAAAAATGTTATTTGAAATTGATATGAATGACCTTGAAATTGCTTCATGTGGAAGTGAATTTATTAAAGCTTCCACTAATACTGTTATGAGTGCTCGAAAAACTAACAATACCCTTATTTTAGAAGGGGAGAGCTTTGGCGGATATTTTGCAAGTTACCATCAATTTATGCGAACGATATGGGCAAAGTTGTACCATATTCCTCTTATAAAGCAATGTAATTTTGATTTATCCAGGCAGGTTTGTTACGGTGGAGATACTATTTTTGCAATAGAGACCTTTCGTCATGCAAAGCGCGCTGGGATTTTCCCTGAGATATTGCATAGGTATTATGTGTCTCCTAAGTCATCATCTTACCAATTTATGCCCTTGCGCATAGATTCCGATCGTTTGCTTTTTGAATTCACGTGCGACTTTTTGCTCAACAAAGCAGGATATCTTACTTCAAGAAATGAAAGTTTCTTATTGATAGTCTACATGAATGCGATAAAGGACACGGTAGCTGTACTCCTAAATTCACAGGCTTCGATTGAAACAAAGATATCTGGTGTTATTGATATTTTTACTCATAAGTATACAGAGAAAATCATAACGAAGAATGACTGGGATTTGACATTGTTTAGCCGAGCCTCCGTGTTAGGACAGCGCCAGGACTTCTTTACCGATGTGATAAATTGGATGTTTGCACTTGATGAAGTTCCGGATGCGTTGGTTCAAGGTTACTGTGATGTAGGTGAGAGGTTGTGTGATGCCATAGGGGAACCGGAAGGTGCGCTTTCCTTCAGGGGAATACGGGAAGTATATGAGATGCGGCAGAACTGA
- a CDS encoding TIGR02530 family flagellar biosynthesis protein — MLGKINQHEELRQLKLRNAAAISKPAGSFNEILQSRIDKKEELQFSRHAAERVNQRGIEMSDSFLQDLQSAVEKARIKGAKDVVIISDRGAFIVNVPNNTVVTTMSGNEMKENIFTNIDSAVLL, encoded by the coding sequence ATGCTAGGCAAAATAAATCAGCATGAGGAATTAAGGCAGTTAAAGCTGCGGAATGCGGCCGCAATATCAAAACCGGCAGGCAGCTTTAATGAGATCCTTCAAAGCAGGATTGACAAAAAGGAGGAACTCCAGTTTTCCCGCCATGCTGCAGAGAGGGTAAATCAGCGCGGAATTGAAATGTCGGATTCATTTTTACAGGATTTGCAGTCTGCAGTGGAAAAAGCCCGTATAAAAGGTGCAAAAGACGTGGTGATTATCAGTGACAGGGGAGCATTTATTGTCAATGTGCCCAATAATACTGTGGTAACAACCATGTCAGGAAATGAAATGAAAGAAAATATTTTCACCAATATTGATAGCGCCGTCCTATTATAG
- a CDS encoding FliH/SctL family protein: MSNIIKSVQMADRVLEYGFTREFEDIRVKESENPETECGQEESADQEYDRYLQTAELYEDAIRKTQVILDQARTDAEDLLNQARTDGEKLRVQAMEEGRQAGYDAGYEDGFRKAYEAHKEVLDAREEEFLEAMKNAIESVTEEKEKLLDKYIDDLKKVTLTIAEKVIQTSLRSSGEIIKRMIVAAAGKLKKTQWMKIYVSQRDAGMMIQGDVGLLSELSHISGNIKIIAMDHEEDGACIIELPEEIIDVSVNTQLENIKGILNNARL, translated from the coding sequence TTGTCTAATATTATAAAGTCTGTGCAGATGGCGGATCGCGTTCTGGAATACGGATTTACCAGGGAATTTGAAGATATCAGGGTAAAAGAAAGCGAAAATCCGGAGACGGAATGTGGGCAGGAGGAGTCTGCGGACCAAGAATATGACAGGTATCTTCAAACTGCTGAATTGTACGAAGATGCTATAAGGAAGACACAGGTGATTCTGGACCAGGCCAGGACGGATGCAGAAGATCTCCTAAACCAGGCCAGGACGGACGGGGAAAAACTCCGCGTTCAGGCAATGGAAGAAGGCCGTCAGGCCGGATATGACGCGGGATATGAGGACGGTTTCCGTAAAGCCTACGAAGCCCATAAAGAGGTCTTAGATGCGCGCGAGGAAGAATTCCTGGAAGCGATGAAAAACGCAATTGAAAGCGTTACGGAAGAAAAAGAAAAGTTACTGGACAAATATATTGACGATTTAAAAAAGGTCACTCTTACGATTGCAGAAAAGGTGATTCAGACCAGTCTGCGCTCCAGCGGAGAGATTATTAAACGCATGATCGTGGCTGCTGCGGGAAAGCTTAAGAAAACCCAGTGGATGAAAATTTATGTATCCCAAAGGGATGCAGGAATGATGATACAGGGAGATGTGGGACTGTTAAGTGAATTGTCCCACATTTCCGGGAATATCAAGATCATTGCTATGGATCATGAGGAGGACGGAGCCTGTATCATTGAGCTTCCGGAGGAGATTATTGATGTCAGCGTGAATACGCAGCTGGAAAATATAAAAGGAATACTTAATAACGCCAGACTGTAA
- a CDS encoding flagellar hook-length control protein FliK — protein MTEVKNSSVDLLSRQLTGSRKKGEKAADGLSEFKAMLKSGNQKKDGKSQESGESSDDKLSAAEVSSEAAALAAAAGMARVQEPEEKFQITGQKPADQIMETIGAAEETVLVPEETVKIQTMDSFRALDRFRFHQLAENSMGTEGLADDNLETLTNGSKEMPEPHFPEAIMQKTGEKNPVIQDIAGENPEAAVRSKEKKDNLPLQPLMKEAETVSDSVEEKQTVNLLKSGSQEKPSPGEEDQDKIQKNLPEKSFEPVRFWNSSIEKPEEVHMSVRADHSKELEAKLSEQILKQIREGNGELDIQLEPHNLGKIRIRISYEDNQISVSLLCTESRTLKLLSQSAGDLGSILESNLERPFQVLVDKQEPDYLNQQQEHGSRQEQRGQHQESQREENSGDFIQKLRLGIFETESAEESGVGYR, from the coding sequence ATGACAGAAGTAAAAAACAGCAGTGTGGATTTGTTATCCAGACAGCTGACTGGCAGTAGGAAAAAGGGAGAAAAGGCAGCTGACGGCCTATCCGAGTTTAAGGCCATGCTAAAAAGCGGCAATCAAAAGAAGGATGGAAAAAGTCAGGAATCAGGGGAGTCCTCAGATGATAAGCTGTCTGCGGCAGAAGTGTCGTCAGAGGCCGCAGCTTTGGCTGCAGCAGCTGGAATGGCTAGAGTCCAGGAGCCGGAGGAAAAGTTCCAAATAACAGGACAGAAACCGGCGGATCAAATTATGGAAACCATAGGAGCGGCTGAAGAAACCGTTTTAGTACCGGAAGAAACCGTAAAAATTCAGACAATGGATTCGTTCCGTGCTTTAGATCGGTTCCGTTTTCACCAGCTGGCAGAAAACAGCATGGGAACAGAAGGCCTTGCAGATGATAATCTGGAAACCTTGACGAATGGTTCAAAGGAAATGCCGGAACCCCATTTTCCGGAAGCAATAATGCAAAAAACAGGTGAGAAGAATCCTGTAATTCAGGATATTGCCGGAGAGAATCCGGAAGCAGCTGTAAGATCGAAAGAGAAAAAGGATAATCTACCGTTACAGCCGCTAATGAAGGAAGCAGAGACCGTTTCAGATTCAGTAGAAGAGAAACAGACGGTAAATCTTCTTAAGAGCGGTTCACAAGAAAAGCCAAGCCCTGGAGAAGAAGATCAGGACAAAATCCAGAAAAACCTTCCGGAAAAGTCTTTTGAGCCTGTACGTTTCTGGAATAGTTCTATTGAAAAGCCTGAGGAAGTCCATATGTCTGTAAGAGCAGATCATTCAAAAGAATTGGAAGCAAAGCTATCGGAACAGATTTTAAAACAGATTCGCGAAGGAAATGGGGAATTGGATATCCAATTAGAACCTCATAACCTTGGAAAAATCCGGATCAGAATTTCCTATGAGGATAATCAGATCAGCGTTTCCCTTCTTTGTACGGAAAGCAGAACTTTAAAGCTTTTATCCCAGTCAGCAGGCGATTTAGGATCCATTCTGGAATCTAATTTAGAACGGCCCTTCCAGGTTCTGGTAGACAAGCAGGAACCCGATTATTTAAACCAGCAGCAGGAACATGGCAGCAGACAGGAACAGCGTGGACAGCATCAGGAAAGCCAGAGGGAAGAAAACAGCGGGGATTTTATACAAAAGCTGAGGCTTGGAATTTTTGAGACGGAAAGCGCCGAAGAAAGCGGCGTTGGTTACAGATAA
- the fliI gene encoding flagellar protein export ATPase FliI yields the protein MFKELTDLITKTETIDHIGKIENIVGMSMEASGGRASIGDIAYIYNEDRQEQIPVEVVGFKDDKIQLMAYENMNGIAAGSFVRNTKRRLKVPVGDFLRGRIIDAKGEPMDGKGPFESPRYYYVENPYINPMTRPPITDKLEFGVKAIDGLNTIGKGQRIGIFAGSGVGKSTLLGMIARNVKADINVVALVGERGREVREFIEKDLGPEGMKRSVLVVATSDQPAMLRMKCPLVATTIAEYFKNQGKDVLLMMDSLTRFAMAQREIGLAIGEPPVARGYTPSIYAEFPKLLERSGNFGQGSITGIYTVLVEGDDTNEPIADTVRGIVDGHIVLSRKLANANHFPAIDVSASISRLMTNIVSEEHRKLASQIRDMLSLYEKNEDLISIGAYKSGTNPKLDMAISKIDKINQFLCQGIQEQASYEEVLKKMKMILS from the coding sequence ATGTTTAAGGAATTGACGGATCTCATTACGAAGACTGAGACAATCGACCATATCGGGAAGATTGAAAACATTGTGGGGATGTCCATGGAAGCCTCCGGAGGAAGGGCCAGTATCGGAGACATAGCCTATATTTACAATGAAGACCGGCAGGAACAGATACCGGTGGAAGTGGTGGGCTTTAAGGATGACAAAATACAGCTTATGGCCTATGAAAATATGAATGGAATTGCAGCGGGCAGCTTTGTTCGGAATACAAAACGCAGGTTGAAGGTACCGGTAGGAGATTTTTTAAGAGGTCGAATCATCGATGCAAAGGGAGAACCAATGGATGGAAAAGGACCTTTTGAATCTCCCCGGTACTATTACGTTGAAAATCCTTATATCAACCCCATGACCCGTCCGCCCATTACGGACAAGCTGGAATTTGGGGTCAAGGCCATTGATGGCTTAAATACGATTGGAAAAGGCCAGCGTATCGGAATATTTGCAGGCAGTGGAGTGGGTAAAAGTACCTTACTGGGCATGATTGCCAGGAATGTAAAGGCAGATATTAACGTAGTGGCTCTGGTAGGGGAGCGCGGAAGAGAAGTCCGTGAATTTATAGAAAAAGACTTAGGACCGGAAGGAATGAAACGTTCCGTACTGGTGGTGGCCACCTCAGACCAACCGGCCATGCTTCGTATGAAGTGTCCATTGGTTGCCACTACCATAGCTGAATACTTTAAGAATCAGGGCAAGGATGTATTGCTTATGATGGACTCCCTGACCCGATTTGCTATGGCACAGAGAGAGATAGGACTTGCAATCGGAGAGCCTCCGGTGGCAAGAGGCTATACTCCCTCTATTTATGCGGAGTTTCCAAAGCTGCTGGAACGGAGCGGTAACTTTGGACAAGGTTCCATTACAGGAATCTACACGGTCTTGGTGGAGGGTGATGATACCAATGAGCCCATAGCCGATACGGTGAGGGGTATTGTGGACGGTCATATCGTACTGAGCCGAAAGCTGGCCAATGCCAACCATTTCCCGGCAATTGACGTAAGTGCAAGTATTTCGCGTCTGATGACCAACATCGTTTCAGAGGAACACCGGAAATTAGCTTCCCAGATCCGGGATATGTTAAGCCTATATGAGAAAAATGAGGATCTTATCTCGATTGGTGCTTATAAGAGCGGCACCAATCCAAAGCTTGATATGGCTATATCTAAAATAGATAAAATCAATCAGTTCTTATGTCAGGGGATACAGGAACAAGCCAGCTATGAAGAGGTCTTAAAGAAAATGAAGATGATTTTATCATAG